Part of the Sporomusa termitida genome, AGGGAAATCGGCTATAGATGCAATAGCGATAACCAGACAGAGATGTTGGAAATACGATTGGGTATTGGAGTATGATATCAAGGCATTATTTGACGCGATAGACCATGAGCTACTCATGCGGGCAGTAACGAGACATACGGATTGTAAGTGGATAATATTGTACATCAGGAGATGGTTAGCAAGCCCATTTCAAACAAGAGATGGAAAAATAATGGTGAGAAAAGCGGGAACGCCACAAGGCGGGGTAATTAGTCCGGTACTAGCGAACCTATTTTTGCATTATGCATTTGATAAATGGATGGCGCGAAACAATCCACAAAATCCATGGGCAAGATATGCAGATGATGGAATAATCCACTGCAAAACCAAAGAAGAGGCAGAAAAGCTACTCAATAAACTAGACCAGCGATTCAGAGAATGCGGACTTGAACTTCATCCAGATAAGACGAAGATTATTTATTGCAAAGACAATAAACGTACAGGGAATAATCAGGAAATAACATTCGATTTTCTAGGATACACCTTTCGGCCAAGAAGCGCTCAAACAAGAGAGGGAGAGCGGTTTCTTAACTTTTTACCAGCAGTCAGCAGGAAAGCAAGCAAAGCCATGCATCAGACGATACGCGGGTGGAAACTTCACCGGAAAACCGATAAAGAACTTGCTGATATAGCCAAAGTAGTAAATCCAGTAATTAGAGGCTGGG contains:
- the ltrA gene encoding group II intron reverse transcriptase/maturase — its product is MDKTKSFVIPREAVKQAYEQVKANKGSAGVDGQSIEGFEENLYKLWNRMSSGSYFPPPVRAVEIPKKSGGKRMLGIPSVSDRIAQMVVKIYLEPMVEPHFCQDSYGYRPGKSAIDAIAITRQRCWKYDWVLEYDIKALFDAIDHELLMRAVTRHTDCKWIILYIRRWLASPFQTRDGKIMVRKAGTPQGGVISPVLANLFLHYAFDKWMARNNPQNPWARYADDGIIHCKTKEEAEKLLNKLDQRFRECGLELHPDKTKIIYCKDNKRTGNNQEITFDFLGYTFRPRSAQTREGERFLNFLPAVSRKASKAMHQTIRGWKLHRKTDKELADIAKVVNPVIRGWVNYYGRFYRSAMYPILRKLNQSLIRWVAKKYKRVNGRQKQAQNWLAKIAQCEPSLFSHWQMGIIPMIR